One Bacteroidota bacterium genomic window carries:
- a CDS encoding GNAT family N-acetyltransferase — protein MYLLHTTRLHMRELTEADAPFMYRMMNSEGWLQFIGDRHIRTHDDAAAYLRNVYIPHYATHSFGFYVVSLIDNDEPLGLCGLIKRDGLEDVDIGFAFLPEYQGKGYALEAAKEVMNFAATKGISNVVAITTPDNEKSVALLRKIGFTQQTAIVMNDESLLLHTK, from the coding sequence ATGTATTTGCTGCACACCACGCGCCTGCACATGCGCGAACTTACCGAAGCCGATGCGCCTTTCATGTACCGCATGATGAACAGCGAAGGCTGGCTTCAGTTTATCGGCGACAGGCACATACGCACGCACGACGATGCAGCGGCATACCTGCGCAACGTGTATATTCCGCATTATGCCACACACAGCTTCGGATTTTATGTGGTGAGCCTGATTGACAATGATGAACCGCTTGGGCTTTGCGGCCTTATCAAGCGCGACGGACTGGAGGATGTGGACATTGGTTTTGCATTTTTGCCCGAATATCAGGGCAAAGGCTATGCGCTGGAAGCCGCAAAAGAAGTTATGAATTTTGCCGCAACCAAAGGCATTTCAAACGTGGTGGCCATCACTACTCCCGATAACGAAAAGTCTGTTGCACTGCTCCGCAAAATCGGTTTTACGCAGCAAACAGCAATAGTAATGAACGACGAAAGTCTGTTGCTGCACACAAAGTAG
- a CDS encoding acyl-CoA thioesterase: MKSRKPSDSLAISTHHVLPNDTNNLNNLFGGRLLEWMDVIAAVSAHRHCRRVVVTATVNHVAFHQPIPYGSIVTLEAKVSRAFSSSMEVFIDVFVENPVTGEKVQSNEAIYTFVAVDQNGSPLPVPPIEPETEEEKKRFDGALRRRQLALILAGKMNPHEATELKALFV, encoded by the coding sequence ATGAAATCAAGAAAACCTTCCGATTCGCTGGCCATCTCCACCCATCACGTACTGCCCAACGATACCAACAACCTGAACAATCTTTTCGGCGGCCGCCTGCTGGAGTGGATGGATGTAATTGCGGCCGTATCGGCTCACCGCCATTGCCGCCGTGTAGTGGTTACAGCTACGGTTAACCACGTGGCCTTTCACCAGCCTATTCCCTACGGAAGCATCGTTACGCTCGAAGCAAAAGTTTCGCGTGCGTTTTCTTCGTCAATGGAAGTGTTTATTGACGTGTTTGTAGAAAACCCGGTAACCGGCGAGAAGGTGCAAAGCAACGAAGCCATTTACACCTTTGTGGCGGTTGATCAGAACGGATCGCCGCTGCCTGTGCCGCCCATTGAGCCGGAAACGGAAGAGGAGAAAAAGCGTTTCGACGGTGCACTGCGCCGCCGCCAGCTTGCACTTATTCTGGCCGGTAAAATGAACCCGCACGAAGCTACTGAGCTGAAGGCGTTGTTTGTGTAA